A stretch of Paracoccus sp. N5 DNA encodes these proteins:
- a CDS encoding GAF domain-containing protein: MPERHEDRVASASQSPGAVTRLAASWRRSMVKHGLDPARPPQLRRLTARELAERRGRLDEFIAVARPQLDQLFQLVCPTGCNVLLTDATGIVLEQRANAADAAVFRDWGLCAGTDWSEQAEGTNGIGTCLAEGRQVTIHRDEHFYARNTGLSCMDAPIWGPDGRLIAALDVSSARSDHTERWNALIAAQVAHSARAIEAAFFRVSFPGARIIAAQAEGAEDATLLIAVDKDDLAIGANRAARRAFGLEREGRLRPRPASDLLGRDDEATGFEKAERAAVIRALARAEGNVSAAARALGVGRATLYRRMQRLGIDENPGRLSRP, encoded by the coding sequence TTGCCCGAACGCCATGAGGATCGCGTCGCCTCGGCCTCGCAATCGCCGGGGGCGGTGACGCGGCTGGCCGCAAGCTGGCGCCGCTCGATGGTCAAGCACGGGCTGGACCCGGCCCGTCCGCCGCAGCTGCGCCGCCTGACCGCGCGCGAGTTGGCCGAGCGGCGCGGGCGGCTGGACGAATTCATCGCCGTGGCCCGGCCGCAGCTGGACCAGCTGTTCCAGCTGGTCTGCCCGACCGGCTGCAACGTGCTGCTGACCGACGCCACCGGCATCGTGCTGGAACAACGCGCCAATGCCGCCGATGCGGCGGTGTTTCGCGACTGGGGCCTGTGCGCCGGCACCGACTGGTCGGAACAGGCCGAGGGCACCAATGGCATCGGCACCTGCCTGGCCGAGGGCCGCCAGGTCACCATCCACCGCGACGAGCATTTCTATGCCCGCAATACCGGCCTTTCCTGCATGGACGCACCGATCTGGGGCCCGGACGGGCGGCTGATCGCGGCGCTGGACGTGAGCTCGGCCCGGTCCGACCATACCGAGCGCTGGAATGCGCTGATTGCGGCGCAGGTCGCCCATAGCGCGCGCGCCATCGAGGCGGCCTTCTTCCGCGTCAGCTTCCCCGGCGCGCGCATCATCGCCGCCCAGGCCGAGGGGGCCGAGGATGCGACGCTGCTGATCGCCGTGGACAAGGACGACCTGGCCATCGGCGCCAACCGCGCCGCCCGCCGCGCCTTCGGGCTGGAGCGCGAGGGCCGGCTGCGGCCGCGTCCCGCCTCGGACCTGCTGGGCCGCGACGACGAGGCCACCGGCTTCGAGAAGGCCGAGCGCGCCGCGGTGATTCGGGCCCTGGCGCGGGCCGAGGGCAATGTCTCGGCCGCCGCGCGCGCGCTGGGGGTCGGGCGGGCGACGCTCTATCGCCGCATGCAGCGGCTGGGGATCGACGAAAATCCGGGGCGACTGTCTCGGCCCTGA
- the adh gene encoding aldehyde dehydrogenase, which produces MPNDQTHDFKGVNVLPFAKRYDNYIGGTWVAPKSGKYFTNTTPITGAEIGEIARSNADDIEAALDAAHAAKDKWGHTAPAERSNILLRIADRMEQNLELLATAETWDNGKPIRETMAADVPLAIDHFRYFAGVLRSQEGSISEIDSETIAYHFHEPLGVVGQIIPWNFPLLMACWKLAPALAAGNCVVIKPAEQTPASIMVWIDLIGDLLPPGVLNVVNGFGLEAGKPLASNPRIAKIAFTGETSTGRLIMQYAAENLIPVTLELGGKSPNIFFADVAREDDDFFDKALEGFAMFALNQGEVCTCPSRVLIQESIYDRFMERAVKRVEAIKQGDPRDAATMIGAQASSEQKEKILSYLDIGRKEGAEVLTGGAAADLGGELSGGFYIQPTIFRGHNKMRIFQEEIFGPVVSVTTFKDEAEALSIANDTLYGLGSGVWSRDANTCYRMGRGIKAGRVWTNCYHAYPAHAAFGGYKQSGIGRETHKMMLDHYQQTKNMLVSYSPKKLGFF; this is translated from the coding sequence ATGCCGAACGACCAGACGCATGACTTCAAGGGCGTGAACGTCCTGCCTTTCGCCAAGCGCTATGACAACTATATCGGCGGCACCTGGGTCGCGCCGAAATCCGGCAAGTATTTCACCAACACCACCCCGATCACCGGCGCCGAGATCGGCGAGATCGCCCGCTCGAACGCCGACGACATCGAGGCGGCGCTGGACGCCGCCCATGCCGCCAAGGACAAATGGGGCCACACCGCCCCGGCCGAACGCAGCAACATCCTGCTGCGCATCGCCGACCGCATGGAGCAGAACCTGGAGCTGCTCGCCACCGCCGAGACCTGGGACAACGGCAAGCCGATCCGCGAGACCATGGCCGCCGACGTGCCGCTGGCCATCGACCATTTCCGTTATTTCGCCGGCGTGCTGCGCAGCCAGGAAGGCAGCATCTCGGAAATCGACAGCGAAACCATCGCCTATCACTTCCACGAGCCCCTGGGCGTCGTGGGCCAGATCATCCCCTGGAACTTTCCCCTGCTGATGGCCTGCTGGAAGCTGGCGCCCGCGCTGGCGGCCGGCAACTGCGTCGTCATCAAGCCCGCCGAGCAGACCCCGGCCAGCATCATGGTCTGGATCGACCTGATCGGCGACCTGCTGCCGCCGGGCGTGCTGAACGTCGTGAACGGCTTCGGGCTGGAGGCCGGCAAGCCCCTGGCCTCGAACCCGCGCATCGCCAAGATCGCCTTCACCGGCGAGACCTCGACAGGCCGGCTGATCATGCAATACGCGGCCGAGAACCTGATCCCGGTCACGCTGGAGCTGGGCGGCAAGTCGCCGAACATCTTCTTCGCCGACGTGGCGCGCGAGGATGACGATTTCTTCGACAAGGCGCTGGAAGGCTTCGCCATGTTCGCGCTGAACCAGGGCGAGGTCTGCACCTGCCCGTCGCGCGTGCTGATCCAGGAATCGATCTATGACCGTTTCATGGAACGCGCCGTGAAACGGGTCGAGGCGATCAAGCAGGGCGACCCGCGCGATGCGGCGACCATGATCGGCGCCCAGGCGTCGAGCGAGCAGAAGGAAAAGATCCTGAGCTATCTCGACATCGGCAGGAAGGAAGGCGCCGAGGTGCTGACCGGCGGTGCCGCCGCCGATCTGGGCGGCGAGCTGTCGGGCGGCTTCTACATCCAGCCCACGATCTTCCGTGGCCACAACAAGATGCGGATCTTCCAGGAGGAGATCTTCGGCCCGGTCGTCTCGGTCACCACCTTCAAGGACGAGGCCGAGGCGCTGTCCATCGCCAATGACACGCTCTATGGCCTCGGCTCGGGCGTGTGGTCGCGCGATGCCAATACCTGCTACCGCATGGGCCGCGGCATCAAGGCCGGCCGGGTCTGGACCAACTGCTATCACGCCTATCCGGCGCATGCGGCCTTCGGCGGCTACAAGCAGTCGGGTATCGGGCGCGAGACGCACAAGATGATGCTGGACCATTATCAGCAGACCAAGAACATGCTGGTCAGCTATTCGCCGAAGAAGCTGGGCTTCTTCTGA
- a CDS encoding DNA topoisomerase IB, producing the protein MPKDSVIVDPEEAAQVAGLVHVSDDMPGIGRRRSGKGFSYRDAKGALIRDPRMLARIRALAIPPAWRDVWICANPRGHLQATGRDARGRKQYRYHPRFRAFRDSAKFEHMLDFAASLPRIRARVDADMGRRGLPAEKVLATIVHLLETTMIRVGNDSYARENKSHGLTTLRNRHARTQGSTVRFRFKGKGGKEWDLGLRDRRVATIIRKVQDLPGQQLFQYLDEAGERCRVTSTEVNDYLREISGRAVTAKDFRTWTGTVLAAMALAASEAVDSEAAAKRNVRDAIATVAATLGNTPAICRKCYVHPAIIDAYLADELKIILRAEIDATLGDTDLRDEERQVLRLLKKRLKP; encoded by the coding sequence ATGCCCAAGGACTCTGTCATCGTCGACCCCGAGGAGGCGGCCCAGGTTGCCGGGCTGGTCCATGTCAGCGACGACATGCCGGGCATCGGCCGCCGCCGCAGCGGCAAGGGCTTTTCCTATCGCGACGCCAAGGGCGCGCTGATCCGCGACCCGCGGATGCTGGCCCGCATCCGGGCGCTGGCGATCCCGCCGGCCTGGCGCGACGTCTGGATCTGCGCCAATCCGCGCGGGCATCTGCAAGCGACCGGGCGCGATGCGCGCGGCCGCAAGCAATACCGCTATCACCCGCGTTTCCGCGCATTCCGCGACAGCGCCAAGTTCGAGCACATGCTGGACTTTGCCGCCAGCCTGCCGCGGATCCGCGCCCGCGTCGATGCCGACATGGGCCGGCGCGGCCTGCCGGCGGAAAAGGTGCTGGCGACCATCGTGCACCTGCTGGAAACCACGATGATCCGGGTCGGCAACGACAGCTATGCGCGCGAGAACAAGTCGCACGGGCTGACCACGCTGCGCAACCGCCACGCCCGGACCCAGGGCAGCACGGTCCGCTTCCGCTTCAAGGGCAAGGGCGGCAAGGAATGGGACCTGGGCCTGCGCGACCGCCGCGTCGCGACCATCATCCGCAAGGTGCAGGACCTGCCCGGCCAGCAGCTGTTCCAGTATCTGGACGAAGCGGGCGAACGCTGCCGCGTCACCTCGACCGAGGTGAACGACTACCTGCGCGAGATTTCCGGCCGCGCGGTGACGGCCAAGGATTTCCGCACCTGGACCGGCACCGTGCTGGCCGCCATGGCGCTGGCCGCATCCGAGGCCGTCGACAGCGAAGCGGCGGCGAAACGCAATGTCCGCGACGCCATCGCCACGGTCGCGGCCACGCTGGGCAACACGCCGGCGATCTGCCGCAAGTGCTATGTCCATCCCGCGATCATCGACGCCTATCTGGCCGATGAGCTGAAGATCATCCTGCGCGCGGAAATCGACGCAACCCTGGGCGACACCGACCTGCGCGACGAGGAACGCCAGGTCCTGCGCCTGCTGAAGAAAAGGCTGAAACCATGA
- a CDS encoding DUF779 domain-containing protein produces the protein MTQALDQVSATPAALELLAEIVADHGPVLFHQSGGCCDGSSPMCYPQGEFRIGARDVKLGEIGGMPFYISASQYEAWKHTILTIDVVPGRGGMFSLDNGREKRFLVRSDICRV, from the coding sequence ATGACCCAGGCCCTGGACCAGGTCAGCGCCACCCCCGCCGCGCTGGAGCTGCTGGCCGAGATCGTCGCCGATCACGGGCCGGTGCTGTTCCACCAGTCCGGCGGCTGCTGCGACGGGTCCTCGCCCATGTGCTATCCGCAGGGCGAGTTCCGCATCGGCGCGCGCGACGTGAAGCTGGGCGAGATCGGCGGCATGCCCTTCTACATCTCGGCCAGCCAATACGAGGCGTGGAAGCACACCATCCTGACCATCGATGTCGTGCCGGGCCGGGGCGGCATGTTCAGCCTGGACAACGGGCGCGAGAAACGCTTTCTCGTGCGGTCGGACATCTGCCGCGTCTGA
- a CDS encoding Trm112 family protein, with protein MLEALVCPVTHAGLRYDAAAQELISDAAGLAFPIRDGIPIMLIDEARQTRA; from the coding sequence ATGCTCGAGGCGCTGGTCTGCCCGGTCACCCATGCCGGGCTGCGCTATGACGCGGCGGCGCAGGAGCTGATCTCGGACGCGGCGGGGCTGGCCTTTCCGATCCGCGACGGCATCCCGATCATGCTGATCGACGAGGCGCGCCAGACCCGCGCCTGA
- a CDS encoding LON peptidase substrate-binding domain-containing protein, which translates to MSRGIDLPEVIALFPLPGAVLMPRTRLPLQIFEPRYLQMVEDVLKTPSRLIGMIQPAAAGLDALAQVGCAGRIVAFSELDDGRLMISLKAISRFRLIELRPGFTPYLRGQVDWADYASDLSPEPEQDPGFHRAEFMARLGRYMEQRGLSTDWESAEATDDETLVNSMAMLLPLAPEEKQALLERQTLAGRRQLLDGLLEYALHGGDNEETIQ; encoded by the coding sequence ATGTCGCGCGGCATCGACTTGCCCGAGGTCATCGCGCTGTTCCCGCTGCCCGGCGCGGTGCTGATGCCGCGCACCCGGCTGCCATTGCAGATCTTCGAGCCGCGCTATCTGCAGATGGTCGAGGACGTGCTGAAGACGCCCTCGCGGCTGATCGGCATGATCCAGCCGGCAGCGGCCGGGCTCGACGCCCTGGCGCAGGTCGGCTGCGCCGGGCGCATCGTCGCCTTTTCCGAACTGGACGACGGCCGGCTGATGATCTCGCTGAAGGCGATCTCGCGCTTCCGGCTGATCGAGCTGCGGCCGGGCTTCACCCCCTATCTGCGCGGGCAGGTGGACTGGGCGGACTATGCCTCGGACCTCAGCCCCGAGCCGGAGCAGGACCCGGGCTTTCACCGCGCCGAATTCATGGCGCGGCTGGGCCGCTACATGGAGCAGCGCGGCCTGTCCACCGACTGGGAATCCGCCGAGGCGACCGACGACGAGACGCTGGTGAATTCCATGGCGATGCTGTTGCCGCTGGCGCCCGAGGAAAAGCAGGCCCTGCTGGAACGCCAGACCCTGGCCGGGCGCCGGCAGCTGCTGGACGGCTTGCTGGAATATGCCCTGCACGGCGGCGACAACGAGGAGACGATCCAGTGA
- a CDS encoding tetratricopeptide repeat protein: MLELGQAPADKAPADIIKDVTEATFMADVIDASMTVPVIVDFWAPWCGPCKTLGPQLEAEVARHKGRVRMAKINVDENQMIAGQLRVQSIPTVYAFFQGQPVDAFQGAVPQSQVKQFVEKLAAMGGDDGGLAEALDAAEAMLAEGAAEDAAETFAAIAEEEPENAVAWGGLVRALVAAGDTARAEQELARVPASVAGAAAVEAARAQLQLARQAANAGPLDELRAKVEADPADQQARLDYATALHAAGQVEEAIDQLLDAFRRDRDWNDGAAKAQLLTIFDALKPTDPLAQKGRRRLSSLIFA; the protein is encoded by the coding sequence ATGCTCGAGCTTGGCCAAGCCCCCGCCGACAAAGCCCCCGCCGACATCATCAAGGACGTGACCGAGGCGACCTTCATGGCCGATGTCATCGACGCCTCGATGACGGTGCCGGTCATCGTCGATTTCTGGGCGCCCTGGTGCGGCCCCTGCAAGACCCTCGGCCCGCAGCTGGAGGCCGAGGTCGCCCGCCACAAGGGCCGCGTCCGCATGGCCAAGATCAATGTGGACGAAAACCAGATGATCGCCGGCCAGCTGCGCGTGCAGTCGATCCCGACCGTCTATGCCTTCTTCCAGGGCCAGCCGGTCGATGCCTTCCAGGGCGCGGTGCCGCAGAGCCAGGTCAAGCAATTCGTCGAGAAGCTGGCCGCGATGGGCGGCGATGACGGCGGGCTGGCCGAGGCGCTGGACGCGGCCGAGGCCATGCTGGCCGAGGGGGCCGCCGAGGACGCGGCCGAGACCTTTGCCGCCATCGCCGAGGAAGAGCCCGAGAATGCCGTGGCCTGGGGCGGGCTGGTCCGCGCCCTGGTGGCGGCGGGCGACACCGCCCGGGCCGAGCAGGAACTAGCCCGGGTGCCGGCCAGCGTCGCCGGCGCCGCCGCGGTCGAGGCCGCCCGCGCCCAATTGCAGCTGGCCCGGCAGGCCGCCAATGCCGGCCCGCTGGACGAGCTGCGCGCCAAGGTCGAGGCCGATCCCGCCGACCAGCAGGCCCGGCTGGACTATGCCACCGCGCTGCATGCCGCCGGCCAGGTCGAGGAGGCCATCGACCAGCTTCTGGACGCCTTCCGCCGCGACCGCGACTGGAACGACGGCGCCGCCAAGGCGCAGCTGCTGACGATCTTCGATGCGCTGAAACCCACCGATCCGCTGGCGCAGAAGGGCCGGCGCCGGCTGTCCTCGCTGATCTTCGCCTGA
- a CDS encoding exodeoxyribonuclease III: protein MFTIATWNINSVRLREALVTRLLTEEAPDILCLQEIKSPVEKIPLEGFHALGYRHIVARGQKGYNGVAILSKLPIEDAGDRDYASLGHARHVAARLENGVTIHNFYVPAGGDIPDREQNVKFGQKLDFLTEMRDAFHADLPARAIMVGDLNIAPREDDVWNHKALLKIVSHTPVEIEHLGAAQDAGKWVDITRKDIPDGRLFSWWSYRARDWDAADKGRRLDHIWATPDIANAGHGSRILRPVRGWEQPSDHVPVLARFDL from the coding sequence ATGTTCACCATCGCCACCTGGAACATCAATTCCGTTCGTCTGCGCGAGGCGCTGGTGACGCGGCTTCTGACCGAGGAGGCGCCCGACATCCTGTGCCTGCAGGAGATCAAGAGCCCGGTCGAGAAGATCCCGCTGGAGGGGTTCCATGCCCTGGGCTATCGCCACATCGTCGCGCGCGGGCAAAAGGGTTATAATGGCGTCGCGATCCTCTCGAAGCTGCCGATCGAGGATGCCGGCGACCGCGACTATGCCAGCCTCGGCCATGCCCGCCACGTTGCCGCACGGCTGGAGAACGGCGTGACCATCCACAATTTCTACGTTCCGGCGGGCGGCGACATTCCCGACCGCGAGCAGAACGTCAAGTTCGGCCAGAAGCTGGATTTCCTGACCGAGATGCGCGACGCCTTCCATGCCGACCTGCCGGCCCGCGCCATCATGGTGGGCGACCTGAATATCGCGCCGCGCGAGGATGACGTCTGGAACCACAAGGCGCTCTTGAAGATCGTCAGCCATACGCCGGTCGAGATCGAGCACCTGGGCGCCGCGCAGGACGCCGGCAAATGGGTCGACATCACCCGCAAGGACATCCCCGACGGCCGGCTTTTCAGCTGGTGGAGCTATCGCGCCCGCGACTGGGATGCGGCCGACAAGGGCCGGCGGCTGGATCACATCTGGGCGACGCCCGACATCGCCAATGCCGGCCATGGCAGCCGCATCCTGCGCCCGGTGCGCGGTTGGGAGCAGCCCAGCGACCACGTCCCGGTGCTGGCGCGCTTCGACCTCTAG
- a CDS encoding response regulator transcription factor, producing MAGLKKILLVDDEDDLREALAEQLTATEDFEVLEAGSGHEAVERTKGAIFDLVVLDVGLPDTDGRELCKKLRKQGVKCPIVMLTGHDTDADTILGLDSGANDYITKPFKFPVLLARLRAQLRTHEQSEDAIFQLGPYTFKPAMKMLIDGKDRKIRLTEKETNILKFLYRAQDGVVPRDVLLHEVWGYNAGVTTHTLETHIYRLRQKIEPDPSNARLLVTESGGYRLVA from the coding sequence ATGGCCGGACTGAAAAAGATCCTGCTCGTCGATGACGAGGACGACCTGCGCGAGGCCCTGGCCGAGCAACTGACCGCGACCGAGGACTTCGAGGTGCTCGAGGCCGGCTCGGGCCATGAGGCGGTGGAACGGACCAAGGGCGCGATCTTCGACCTGGTCGTGCTGGACGTGGGCCTGCCCGATACCGACGGGCGCGAGCTGTGCAAGAAGCTGCGCAAGCAGGGCGTGAAATGCCCGATCGTCATGCTGACGGGCCACGATACCGACGCCGACACCATCCTGGGGCTGGATTCGGGGGCGAACGACTATATCACCAAGCCGTTCAAGTTCCCGGTGCTGCTGGCGCGGCTGCGGGCGCAGCTGCGCACGCATGAACAGTCCGAGGATGCCATCTTCCAGCTGGGCCCCTATACGTTCAAGCCGGCGATGAAGATGCTGATCGACGGCAAGGACCGCAAGATCCGGCTGACGGAAAAGGAAACCAACATCCTGAAGTTCCTCTATCGCGCCCAGGACGGCGTGGTGCCGCGCGACGTGCTTCTGCACGAGGTCTGGGGCTACAATGCCGGCGTGACCACCCACACGCTGGAAACCCACATCTACCGCCTGCGCCAGAAGATCGAGCCCGATCCCTCGAACGCGCGTCTGCTGGTGACGGAATCGGGCGGCTATCGCCTGGTGGCTTGA
- the ribA gene encoding GTP cyclohydrolase II, protein MTLIPTLTETLSRARADLRMGLPVVVGDQLVAAVETLRPDRLAAMRALGPATLAITLPRAETLKVRVYDGDLARIAVPGDADLGWLRAVADPAGDLMTPMKGPFQSPRGGDTAAHRAGIALAKSAQLLPAVLVVPVAAAPEGLTRLSPGPALAQMAAEAAMAPVAAARLPLLAAENSKLHIFRPDNGEAEHYAVEIGAPPREAPVLARLHSACFTGDVLGSLKCDCGPQLNAALQAMGQNGSGVLLYLNQEGRGIGLANKMRAYALQNQGFDTVEANHRLGFDDDERDFRIGAGILREMGFQSVRLMTNNPRKVAMLEGHGIRVAERVPLVTPRNRHNTGYLDVKAAKSGHLL, encoded by the coding sequence ATGACCCTGATCCCGACCCTGACCGAGACCCTGTCGCGCGCCCGCGCCGACCTGCGCATGGGCCTGCCGGTGGTGGTCGGCGACCAGTTGGTCGCCGCGGTCGAGACGCTGCGCCCGGACCGGCTGGCGGCGATGCGCGCGCTGGGCCCCGCCACACTGGCCATCACCTTGCCCCGGGCCGAGACGCTGAAGGTCCGGGTCTATGACGGCGACCTGGCGCGGATCGCGGTGCCGGGGGACGCCGACCTCGGCTGGCTGCGCGCCGTCGCCGATCCGGCGGGCGATCTGATGACGCCGATGAAGGGGCCGTTCCAAAGCCCGCGTGGCGGCGATACCGCGGCGCACCGCGCCGGGATCGCGCTGGCGAAATCGGCGCAATTGCTGCCGGCGGTGCTGGTCGTCCCGGTGGCGGCCGCGCCCGAGGGGCTGACCCGGCTCTCGCCCGGCCCCGCGCTGGCGCAGATGGCGGCCGAGGCCGCCATGGCGCCGGTCGCCGCCGCCCGGCTGCCGCTGCTCGCGGCCGAGAATTCGAAACTGCACATCTTCCGCCCCGACAATGGCGAGGCCGAGCATTACGCCGTCGAGATCGGCGCCCCCCCGCGCGAGGCGCCGGTGCTGGCCCGGCTGCATTCGGCCTGTTTCACCGGCGACGTGCTGGGCAGCCTGAAATGCGATTGCGGGCCGCAGCTCAATGCCGCGCTGCAGGCGATGGGCCAGAACGGTTCGGGCGTGCTGCTGTATCTGAACCAGGAGGGGCGCGGCATTGGCCTCGCGAACAAGATGCGGGCCTATGCCTTGCAGAACCAGGGCTTCGACACGGTCGAGGCCAACCACCGGCTGGGCTTCGACGACGACGAGCGCGACTTCCGCATCGGCGCCGGCATCCTGCGCGAGATGGGTTTTCAATCGGTGCGGCTGATGACCAACAACCCGCGCAAGGTCGCCATGCTGGAGGGCCACGGCATCCGGGTCGCCGAGCGCGTGCCGCTGGTCACGCCGCGCAACCGCCACAACACCGGCTACCTGGACGTCAAGGCCGCCAAGTCGGGGCACCTGCTGTGA
- a CDS encoding L,D-transpeptidase family protein: MRLTPLGLWARGRLLPCSVGRGGLTRAKREGDGATPIGRHRIVGLLYRPDRVARPSGWARPILPGDLWCDASGDPAYNQPVRAPFAPSHEAMRRADPLYDIVLVTDWNFPQARPGAGSAIFLHQWRRPGFPTAGCIAMARRDLGWLASVVRPGELLEVPDLPRWPARRRRARIGKD, encoded by the coding sequence ATCCGGCTGACGCCGCTGGGGCTGTGGGCGCGCGGCCGGCTGCTGCCCTGTTCGGTCGGGCGCGGCGGGCTGACGCGCGCCAAGCGCGAAGGCGACGGCGCGACCCCCATCGGCCGGCACCGCATCGTCGGGCTGCTCTATCGTCCCGACCGGGTGGCGCGGCCCTCGGGCTGGGCGCGGCCGATCCTGCCGGGCGACCTGTGGTGCGATGCCTCGGGGGATCCGGCCTATAACCAGCCGGTGCGCGCGCCCTTCGCCCCCAGCCACGAGGCGATGCGGCGGGCCGATCCGCTTTACGACATCGTGCTGGTCACCGACTGGAACTTTCCGCAGGCGCGGCCGGGCGCCGGCTCGGCGATCTTCCTGCACCAATGGCGCCGGCCGGGCTTTCCCACCGCGGGCTGCATCGCCATGGCCCGGCGCGACCTAGGCTGGCTCGCCTCGGTGGTGCGGCCGGGCGAGCTGCTGGAGGTGCCGGACCTGCCGCGCTGGCCGGCCCGCCGCCGCAGGGCCAGGATCGGCAAGGACTAG